One genomic window of Deinococcus multiflagellatus includes the following:
- a CDS encoding ribonuclease HII, with product MPVSVTPDWSFEREHWRRGYFRVAGVDEAGRGAWAGPVTVAAVILPGLATEYPFRDSKQLSAAQREALAGQVREVALSYAVEHAWPAEIDELNILGATHAAALRALARLDPPPQALVTDYLKLRAGLPISAPPRADALSYSVAAASLLAKTERDRLMGELDSQYPGYGFAGHKGYGAPAHRAALQALGVSPVHRRSFAPIRALLGNPEPLLRSGGA from the coding sequence ATGCCCGTTTCCGTTACCCCCGACTGGTCCTTCGAGCGTGAGCACTGGCGGCGCGGCTATTTCCGGGTGGCCGGGGTGGACGAGGCCGGGCGCGGCGCCTGGGCGGGCCCGGTGACCGTGGCGGCCGTCATTCTGCCCGGCCTGGCCACCGAGTATCCCTTCCGCGACAGCAAGCAGCTGTCGGCGGCGCAGCGCGAGGCCCTGGCGGGGCAGGTGCGCGAGGTGGCCCTCAGCTACGCCGTGGAGCACGCGTGGCCGGCCGAGATTGACGAGCTGAATATTCTGGGGGCCACCCACGCCGCCGCCCTGCGCGCCCTGGCGCGCCTGGACCCACCCCCGCAGGCCCTGGTCACCGACTACCTGAAGCTGCGGGCCGGGCTGCCCATCAGCGCCCCGCCGCGCGCCGACGCCCTGAGCTATTCGGTGGCGGCGGCCAGCCTGCTGGCCAAGACCGAGCGTGACCGCCTGATGGGCGAACTGGACAGCCAGTACCCCGGCTACGGCTTTGCTGGGCACAAGGGCTACGGCGCCCCAGCCCACCGCGCAGCCCTGCAGGCGCTGGGGGTCAGCCCGGTGCACCGCCGCTCGTTTGCTCCCATTCGCGCCCTGCTGGGCAACCCCGAACCCCTGCTGCGCTCAGGCGGGGCATGA
- a CDS encoding MOSC domain-containing protein gives MTGTVIRVARDDEHRFSKAPQPAITLLAGLGVQGDAHAGVTVKHRSRVRADPTQPNLRQVHLIHAELFDDLAARGFHVQPADLGENVTTRGLNLLALPRGTRLALGTDAVVELTGLRNPCAQIDAFQPGLLKELVGQDEAGQPVFRAGVMAVVCQGGEVCPGDPVEVTLPPEPHERLVRV, from the coding sequence ATGACTGGCACAGTGATCAGGGTGGCCCGCGACGACGAACACCGCTTCAGCAAGGCCCCGCAGCCTGCCATTACGCTGCTGGCCGGCCTGGGCGTGCAGGGCGACGCCCACGCGGGCGTGACCGTTAAACACCGCTCGCGCGTGCGGGCCGACCCCACGCAGCCCAACCTGCGCCAAGTACACCTGATCCACGCCGAATTGTTTGATGACCTGGCCGCCCGGGGCTTCCACGTGCAGCCCGCCGACCTGGGCGAGAACGTGACGACCCGGGGCCTGAACCTGCTGGCCCTGCCGCGCGGCACCCGGCTGGCCCTGGGCACGGACGCAGTGGTGGAACTGACCGGCCTGCGCAACCCCTGCGCGCAGATCGACGCCTTTCAGCCGGGGCTGTTAAAAGAACTGGTGGGTCAGGATGAGGCCGGGCAACCCGTCTTTCGCGCGGGGGTGATGGCCGTGGTGTGCCAGGGCGGCGAGGTGTGCCCCGGCGACCCGGTGGAGGTAACCCTGCCTCCCGAACCACACGAGCGGCTGGTGCGGGTGTAG
- a CDS encoding GNAT family N-acetyltransferase, translating into MSRSLAYFTDLALRRQEGSLIENGPGAVVVRSPQNPTFWWGNFLLMPAPPRPGDAARWDAQFVAAHPQAAHRSFGIDTPGHDEGAADEFRAAGYDVRRDTVLTTDQTVPPSRLNRDAVLRPLQGDADWAAALALRLAVNAAEAHPHEPESYRAFAARKLAAYRAVQAAGQGAMFGAFDEKGNMLSGLGIFDAGEGVARYQSVETHPEARSRGLAGTLVHVAGEWARGALGTRTLVIVADPEYHAQALYERVGFRPAEGQLAIERRPGAGAGA; encoded by the coding sequence ATGTCCCGCTCTCTGGCCTATTTCACCGACCTTGCGCTGCGCCGTCAGGAAGGCAGCCTGATTGAAAACGGTCCCGGCGCCGTGGTGGTGCGTTCACCCCAGAATCCCACCTTCTGGTGGGGCAACTTCTTGCTGATGCCGGCCCCCCCGCGGCCTGGCGACGCGGCGCGCTGGGACGCGCAGTTCGTGGCCGCGCACCCCCAGGCCGCGCACCGCAGCTTCGGCATTGACACCCCCGGCCACGATGAGGGCGCGGCCGACGAATTCCGGGCCGCCGGGTACGACGTGCGGCGCGACACGGTGCTGACCACCGACCAGACGGTGCCCCCCTCGCGGCTGAACCGCGACGCCGTGCTGCGGCCCCTGCAAGGCGACGCTGATTGGGCCGCCGCCCTGGCCCTGCGCCTCGCCGTGAACGCCGCCGAGGCCCACCCCCACGAGCCCGAAAGCTACCGCGCCTTCGCCGCGCGCAAGCTGGCCGCTTACCGGGCGGTGCAGGCGGCCGGCCAGGGCGCCATGTTCGGGGCCTTTGATGAGAAGGGGAACATGCTCAGCGGTCTGGGCATTTTCGATGCCGGTGAGGGCGTGGCCCGCTACCAGAGCGTCGAGACGCACCCCGAGGCCCGCTCGCGGGGCCTGGCCGGCACCCTGGTGCATGTGGCGGGCGAGTGGGCGCGCGGGGCGCTGGGCACCCGGACCCTGGTGATTGTGGCCGACCCCGAGTACCACGCCCAGGCCCTCTACGAGCGCGTGGGCTTTCGCCCGGCAGAAGGGCAACTGGCCATTGAGCGGCGACCCGGGGCTGGCGCTGGGGCATGA
- a CDS encoding M28 family metallopeptidase, producing MYPRTRALPTRPAIPLWKILLPALLVLGLGWWAQRWVTRPTNPPLQAGARQGTVAGDWARLRAFGARAPGQRGHDQTLDWAQAQLTALGYRVTRQSFAATARDDLGAEVRAPGLTVRGKTLYGAQGSDQEGELVRVPPGVTEEQLEALDILGKLAITTCPPGPWAPLADAVVQAGGLGLAVVNDCAQPPPFSRVDNTALPLLEVPAREGAALLARAGQRVTFQTTTRDRPVTAANLIAARVGGQPEILFGAHLDTVPLSPGANDNASGVLAVLDLARRAAGTPLAERSWFVLFDDEERGLNGSHLFVHDHSFELRATRAMINLDMVGVAAQPLGVAAHEDLRALVRRVAPEARAFEDEPQSTRETFGRSLNITGRSDHAAFKPLGVRTLFLTRGLDTHYHSAGDKALSPALVTGAADLAERLAQAVRAAPWTPRVPCGITGRNCR from the coding sequence ATGTACCCCCGCACCCGTGCGCTGCCCACCCGCCCGGCCATTCCCCTCTGGAAAATCCTGCTGCCGGCGCTGCTGGTGCTGGGCCTGGGCTGGTGGGCGCAGCGCTGGGTGACCCGGCCCACCAATCCGCCGCTGCAAGCAGGGGCGCGGCAGGGCACGGTGGCGGGCGACTGGGCCCGCCTGCGCGCCTTTGGGGCCCGGGCGCCGGGCCAGCGTGGCCACGACCAGACCCTGGACTGGGCCCAGGCCCAGCTGACCGCGCTGGGCTACCGCGTGACCCGCCAGAGTTTTGCGGCCACCGCGCGCGACGATCTGGGCGCCGAGGTGCGTGCGCCGGGCCTCACGGTGCGCGGCAAGACCCTGTACGGCGCGCAGGGCAGCGACCAGGAAGGCGAGTTGGTGCGCGTGCCCCCCGGGGTCACGGAAGAGCAGCTGGAGGCCCTCGACATCCTGGGCAAACTGGCGATCACCACCTGTCCCCCCGGGCCCTGGGCCCCGCTGGCCGACGCGGTGGTGCAGGCGGGCGGCCTGGGGCTGGCCGTGGTGAACGACTGCGCGCAGCCGCCGCCCTTCAGCCGCGTGGACAACACCGCCCTGCCGCTGCTGGAGGTGCCCGCCCGCGAGGGCGCGGCGCTGCTGGCGCGCGCCGGGCAACGCGTGACCTTTCAGACCACCACCCGCGACCGCCCGGTCACGGCGGCCAACCTGATCGCCGCGCGCGTTGGGGGCCAGCCCGAGATCCTGTTCGGCGCGCACCTGGACACCGTGCCCCTGAGCCCTGGGGCCAACGACAACGCCAGCGGCGTGCTGGCGGTGCTGGACCTCGCCCGGCGCGCCGCCGGGACCCCCCTGGCCGAACGAAGCTGGTTCGTGCTGTTCGACGATGAGGAACGCGGCCTGAACGGCAGCCACCTGTTTGTGCACGACCACAGCTTTGAACTGCGCGCGACCCGCGCCATGATCAACCTGGACATGGTGGGGGTCGCGGCCCAGCCGCTGGGCGTGGCCGCCCACGAGGACTTGCGGGCCCTGGTGCGGCGCGTGGCCCCCGAGGCGCGCGCCTTTGAAGACGAGCCGCAAAGCACCCGGGAAACCTTCGGGCGCAGCCTGAACATCACGGGGCGCAGCGACCACGCGGCGTTCAAGCCCCTGGGCGTGCGCACCCTGTTCCTGACCCGGGGGCTGGACACGCACTATCACAGTGCCGGCGACAAGGCCCTGTCCCCGGCCCTGGTCACGGGCGCCGCCGATCTGGCCGAGCGGCTGGCCCAGGCGGTGCGGGCCGCGCCCTGGACCCCGCGCGTGCCCTGCGGCATTACCGGGCGCAACTGCCGCTAA
- the lepA gene encoding translation elongation factor 4: protein MNVRNFSIIAHVDHGKSTLADRILERLGAMSERDKRDQTLDTLELERERGITIKSTPVRLTYTRPLQEDGTGGEDYTFNLIDTPGHVDFNYEVSRSLAACEGVLLLVDASQGVEAQTIVNAYLAIDNNLEIVPVVNKIDLPAADPEGAAQELEDVIGIPAEDAVFASGKAGIGIPEILEAIVQRIPAPSGDPGAPLKALIFDSFYDAYQGVILFVRVLEGTLKPKDQILLMNAGKTFDVDKVGTFSPGLVVGQELAAGAVGWVAAGIKDIHDAQVGDTLTGKDVQTAEPFPGFKPAQPVVFSGLYPTDTEDYRKLRDALEKLKLNDAAFSFEPETSEALGFGFRCGFLGLLHAEIIQERLEREYDLDLIATAPAVVYRVTLTNGEIFETQNPAEFPTRDRITSVEEPYIKLSIMLPEDYVGTVMQLLQERRGSMITMNYVGKRVELLYEVPFAEILYDFHDRLKSISRGYASMDYEMIGYREGDLRKVDIMVNNEVIDALAVIVHETKTYSLGRKIVDKMAEVIPRQMFPVPVQAVIGGKIIARATVKAFRKDVLAKCYGGDISRKKKLLEKQKKGRARMKQFGTVEVPQEAFLAVLSTEE, encoded by the coding sequence GTGAACGTCAGGAACTTTTCGATCATCGCCCATGTGGACCACGGGAAATCCACCCTCGCGGACCGCATTCTGGAGCGGCTGGGCGCCATGTCCGAGCGGGACAAGCGCGACCAGACCCTCGACACCCTGGAACTGGAACGCGAGCGCGGCATCACCATCAAGTCCACCCCGGTGCGCCTGACCTACACCCGGCCCCTGCAGGAGGACGGCACGGGCGGCGAGGACTACACCTTCAACCTCATTGATACGCCCGGCCATGTGGATTTCAACTACGAGGTCTCGCGCTCGCTGGCCGCCTGCGAGGGCGTGCTGCTGCTGGTGGACGCCTCGCAGGGCGTGGAGGCGCAGACCATCGTCAACGCGTACCTCGCGATTGACAACAACCTGGAAATCGTGCCAGTGGTGAACAAGATTGACCTGCCGGCCGCCGACCCCGAAGGTGCCGCGCAGGAGCTGGAAGACGTGATCGGCATTCCCGCCGAGGACGCCGTGTTTGCCTCGGGCAAGGCGGGCATTGGCATTCCCGAGATTCTGGAAGCGATCGTGCAGCGCATTCCCGCCCCCAGCGGTGACCCCGGGGCCCCGCTGAAGGCCCTGATCTTCGATTCCTTCTACGACGCCTACCAGGGCGTGATTCTGTTCGTGCGCGTGTTGGAAGGCACCCTCAAGCCCAAAGACCAGATCCTGCTGATGAACGCGGGCAAGACCTTCGACGTGGACAAGGTGGGCACGTTCAGCCCCGGGCTGGTCGTGGGGCAGGAGCTGGCCGCTGGCGCCGTGGGCTGGGTGGCCGCCGGCATCAAGGACATTCACGACGCGCAGGTGGGCGACACCCTGACCGGCAAGGACGTGCAGACCGCCGAGCCCTTCCCCGGCTTCAAGCCCGCGCAGCCGGTGGTGTTCTCGGGCCTCTACCCCACCGACACCGAGGACTACCGCAAGCTGCGCGACGCGCTGGAAAAGCTGAAGCTGAACGACGCCGCGTTTTCCTTCGAGCCCGAAACCTCCGAGGCGCTGGGTTTTGGCTTCCGCTGCGGCTTCCTGGGCCTGCTGCACGCCGAGATCATCCAGGAACGGCTGGAGCGCGAGTACGACCTGGACCTGATTGCCACCGCGCCCGCCGTGGTGTACCGCGTGACGCTGACCAACGGCGAGATCTTCGAGACCCAGAACCCGGCCGAGTTTCCCACCCGTGACCGCATCACCAGCGTGGAGGAGCCGTATATCAAGCTGTCCATCATGCTGCCCGAGGACTACGTGGGCACCGTGATGCAGCTGCTGCAGGAGCGCCGGGGCTCCATGATCACCATGAACTACGTGGGCAAGCGCGTGGAACTGCTCTACGAGGTGCCCTTCGCGGAGATTCTGTACGACTTCCACGACCGCCTGAAGAGCATCTCGCGCGGGTACGCCAGCATGGACTACGAGATGATCGGCTACCGCGAGGGCGACCTGCGCAAGGTGGACATCATGGTGAACAACGAGGTCATTGACGCGCTGGCCGTCATTGTTCACGAGACCAAGACCTACAGCCTGGGCCGCAAGATCGTGGACAAGATGGCCGAGGTGATCCCACGCCAGATGTTCCCGGTGCCGGTGCAGGCGGTGATTGGCGGCAAGATCATTGCGCGCGCCACGGTCAAGGCCTTCCGCAAGGACGTGCTGGCCAAGTGCTACGGCGGCGACATCAGCCGCAAGAAGAAGCTGCTGGAAAAGCAGAAGAAGGGCCGCGCCCGCATGAAGCAGTTCGGCACGGTCGAGGTGCCCCAGGAGGCCTTCCTGGCCGTGCTGAGCACCGAGGAATAA
- a CDS encoding sensor histidine kinase, which translates to MPTSAAVPLRPGAAVDRVRTLRSQFTFVIFLLAFLPNIILTLMARPDVPPLPLLAWMAVVGALSAAMGYLLSGTLLRPVSRLQAQVEHGDFQAAQTDDPAEVRSLRAAFTGLLARLGTEQARRNAFIATLVHDLKTPLIATGHLTKILTTLPLPDHERRLMGEQIQAETGRLLALVQQMADAHRLEQEDVQVQPSWTNLRALLDDAAQRVAPQAQERGLTVLVEGHGHAQADPAVLERAVMNLVANALRYATRQITLSVSGEGLHVTDDGPGLAAPLSELAQPFNVQPTTIAGQQYAAGTAGLGLFIARRIAEAHGGELRYTRLSPPPSASGHPPPEAPAGAPLSPPAQTCFTLLLPEVSP; encoded by the coding sequence ATGCCCACGTCCGCCGCTGTTCCCCTGCGCCCCGGCGCCGCCGTGGACCGCGTGCGGACGCTGCGTTCACAGTTCACCTTCGTCATTTTCCTGCTGGCCTTTTTGCCCAACATCATCCTGACCCTGATGGCCCGGCCCGACGTGCCCCCGCTGCCGCTGCTGGCCTGGATGGCGGTGGTGGGGGCGCTGTCGGCGGCGATGGGCTACCTGCTCAGCGGCACGCTGCTGCGCCCGGTCAGCCGCCTGCAGGCGCAGGTGGAGCACGGCGATTTTCAGGCCGCCCAGACCGACGACCCGGCCGAAGTGCGCTCGCTGCGCGCGGCCTTTACGGGGCTGCTCGCGCGCCTGGGCACCGAACAGGCCCGGCGCAACGCCTTTATCGCCACCCTGGTCCACGACCTGAAAACGCCGCTGATCGCCACCGGGCACCTCACCAAGATCCTCACCACGCTGCCCCTGCCGGACCACGAGCGCCGCCTGATGGGCGAGCAGATTCAGGCCGAAACCGGGCGCCTGCTGGCCCTGGTGCAGCAGATGGCCGACGCCCACCGTCTGGAGCAGGAAGACGTGCAGGTGCAGCCAAGCTGGACCAACCTGCGCGCGCTGCTGGACGACGCCGCGCAGCGCGTGGCCCCCCAGGCCCAGGAGCGCGGCCTGACCGTGCTGGTCGAAGGCCACGGCCACGCCCAGGCCGACCCGGCGGTGCTGGAACGCGCCGTGATGAATCTGGTGGCCAACGCCCTGCGCTACGCCACGCGCCAGATCACCCTCAGCGTGTCCGGTGAGGGCCTGCACGTCACCGATGACGGCCCCGGGCTGGCCGCGCCCCTATCCGAACTGGCCCAGCCCTTCAATGTGCAGCCCACGACCATCGCCGGCCAGCAGTACGCGGCGGGCACGGCGGGGCTGGGGCTGTTCATCGCCCGCCGCATCGCCGAAGCGCACGGCGGCGAGTTGCGCTATACCCGCCTGTCCCCTCCCCCCTCTGCCTCCGGCCACCCCCCTCCCGAAGCCCCTGCCGGTGCCCCCCTGTCCCCGCCCGCCCAGACCTGCTTCACGCTCTTGTTGCCGGAGGTTTCACCATGA
- a CDS encoding response regulator transcription factor, which produces MRLVIADDHPLFRMGLKYALIHQGFDVVAEASDGLAALEACRALQPDAALLDVKMPGMTGIEVCERLRQTNPRLVSVLITTFAEPAIVQAARAAGARGYVSKETDPESLARQLRDIVANPDVDRLPHVDVPRLTPRESEVLPLLAQGYSNKEIAKNLGVSPDTVKDHLARLYAKLDAGDRTEAVSRARSIGLLH; this is translated from the coding sequence ATGAGACTCGTTATTGCTGACGACCATCCCCTTTTTCGTATGGGCCTGAAATACGCCCTGATTCACCAGGGTTTCGACGTGGTGGCCGAAGCCAGCGACGGCCTCGCGGCGCTGGAAGCCTGCCGCGCCCTGCAGCCCGACGCCGCGCTGCTGGACGTGAAGATGCCCGGCATGACCGGCATTGAAGTCTGCGAGCGCCTGCGCCAGACCAACCCCCGGCTGGTGAGCGTCCTGATCACCACCTTCGCTGAGCCCGCCATCGTGCAGGCCGCCCGCGCCGCCGGGGCGCGCGGCTACGTGAGCAAGGAAACCGACCCCGAGAGTCTGGCGCGGCAGTTGCGCGACATCGTGGCCAACCCGGATGTGGACCGCCTGCCCCATGTGGACGTGCCGCGCCTGACCCCCCGCGAATCCGAGGTGCTGCCGCTGCTGGCCCAGGGCTACTCCAACAAGGAAATTGCCAAGAACCTGGGCGTGTCGCCCGATACGGTCAAGGACCACCTCGCCCGCCTGTACGCCAAGCTGGACGCTGGCGACCGCACCGAGGCCGTGAGCCGCGCCCGGAGCATTGGTCTGCTGCATTAG
- a CDS encoding pyridoxal phosphate-dependent aminotransferase yields MSGPSSVSPFTLSARAQSLKPSATVAVTSRALELKRQGLDVISMSVGEPDFDTPPHIKAAAIEAIESGKTKYTAVNGIPELREAISAKFSRENGLSHAPDAVTVTSGGKQALFNAFFALLNPGDEVLIPAPYWVSYPEMIALTGAVPVAVPTTAASGFQLDPEALAARVTPRTRMIVLNSPGNPTGAVFPPATLRAVAELAQRRNLIIVTDEMYEHLVYGAEQVSIGIYAPEHTLTINGASKAYAMTGWRIGYAGGPKAVIAAMNALQSQSTSNASSVSQHAALAALEQHEATARFIEEARQAYQTRRDRIVAGLAALGLPTPTPQGAFYVMADTTRIHENELEAARRILDEAQVAVVPGTDFAAPGQVRLSYATSLDTIEEVLRRLGRLM; encoded by the coding sequence ATGAGCGGCCCTTCTTCGGTCTCCCCCTTCACGCTCTCGGCGCGGGCCCAGAGCCTCAAACCCTCGGCCACGGTGGCGGTCACCAGCCGCGCGCTGGAACTGAAACGCCAGGGCCTGGACGTGATTTCGATGAGCGTGGGCGAGCCGGACTTTGACACGCCGCCGCACATCAAGGCCGCCGCCATCGAGGCCATCGAAAGTGGCAAGACCAAATACACCGCTGTCAACGGCATCCCCGAGCTGCGCGAAGCCATCAGTGCCAAGTTTTCGCGGGAAAACGGCCTGAGCCATGCCCCGGACGCGGTGACCGTGACCAGCGGCGGCAAACAGGCCCTCTTCAATGCCTTTTTCGCGCTGCTGAACCCCGGCGACGAGGTGCTGATCCCTGCCCCGTACTGGGTCAGCTACCCGGAGATGATTGCGCTGACAGGCGCCGTGCCCGTGGCGGTGCCCACCACAGCGGCCAGTGGCTTCCAGCTGGACCCAGAGGCCCTGGCCGCCCGCGTGACGCCGCGCACGCGCATGATCGTGCTGAACAGTCCCGGCAACCCCACCGGAGCCGTGTTTCCGCCCGCAACGCTGCGGGCCGTGGCCGAACTCGCGCAGCGCCGCAACCTGATCATCGTGACCGACGAGATGTACGAGCATCTGGTGTATGGGGCCGAGCAGGTGAGCATCGGCATCTATGCGCCGGAGCACACGCTGACCATCAACGGGGCCAGCAAGGCGTATGCCATGACCGGCTGGCGCATTGGCTACGCCGGTGGACCAAAGGCCGTGATCGCCGCCATGAACGCTCTGCAGTCGCAGAGCACCAGCAATGCCAGCAGTGTCAGCCAGCACGCGGCCCTGGCAGCCCTGGAACAGCATGAGGCCACCGCACGCTTTATCGAGGAAGCCCGGCAGGCCTATCAGACCCGGCGCGACCGCATCGTGGCTGGCCTTGCTGCCCTGGGGCTGCCCACCCCCACGCCCCAGGGCGCCTTCTATGTCATGGCCGACACGACCCGGATTCACGAGAACGAACTGGAGGCAGCCCGCCGCATTCTGGACGAGGCGCAGGTGGCCGTCGTCCCCGGCACCGATTTCGCTGCGCCCGGCCAGGTGCGCCTGAGCTACGCCACCAGCCTGGACACCATTGAAGAGGTGCTGCGGCGCCTGGGGCGGCTGATGTGA
- a CDS encoding tetratricopeptide repeat protein, with protein MTRPFAALLTFALLGHAHAGLPEARAALARQDYAAAVRALQGSGARPGTLPYYEEQLLLGRALLAPGWSGSDPARARTLLGWACGMAWEVTNAPSPEVRGAACVLLGRLEEARDNPSQAEAYYHDAAYTDNNQSAWARLAILELGRGASGDRRDMALNTLTRVATEGDPEAQTFLGQRLERGDDGPADPAAAATWYARAAAQNFAPAQAALGRLLLLGRGVARDLPRAAELIARSAAAGEPEGLYLKALQLEEGLGVPADPAAAARLYERLLGGPRFAPATSNAAAHLGWLLVQGLGTAPDRERGLQLLRAGASDLNVYALVRLGTLLESGDGVKQDLATAARYYEVASGYGDPEGAVRLGLLSRWGTGRPQNVMAARVAFEQAAAAGAAEGQFQLGVLYELGLGVPGSAPEQLTRARDLYAQAAAQGHPQARMALAWVQEQLRALPLYPGGTYAEYERGAQGGEPQAQYRWGSFFETGDGRPKDPAQAAAWYARAAAQGHLGAALALASLLERGQGSVPADPRRARDLYLQAATGGSVRAMILLSALLLNGTLVPKDAAQGALWARRGAERGDVVGMRIYAQVLEGGVGVPRNLTLARIWYARAASGGDTAAKAALDRLGKEP; from the coding sequence ATGACACGTCCCTTCGCCGCCCTCCTGACGTTTGCCCTGCTGGGCCACGCCCACGCCGGCCTGCCCGAAGCCCGCGCGGCCCTGGCCCGCCAGGACTACGCCGCCGCCGTGCGCGCCCTGCAGGGCAGCGGGGCCCGGCCGGGCACCCTGCCCTATTACGAGGAACAGTTGCTGCTGGGGCGCGCGCTGCTGGCCCCCGGCTGGAGCGGCAGCGATCCGGCGCGCGCCCGCACCCTGCTGGGCTGGGCCTGCGGCATGGCCTGGGAGGTCACGAACGCGCCCAGTCCAGAGGTGCGCGGCGCCGCCTGCGTGCTGCTGGGCCGCCTGGAAGAAGCCCGGGACAACCCCAGCCAGGCCGAAGCCTACTACCACGATGCCGCCTACACCGACAACAACCAGAGCGCCTGGGCACGGCTGGCCATCTTGGAGCTGGGGCGCGGGGCCAGCGGGGACCGGCGCGACATGGCCCTGAACACCCTGACCCGTGTGGCGACGGAAGGCGACCCCGAAGCGCAGACCTTTCTGGGCCAGCGGCTGGAGCGCGGCGACGACGGCCCGGCCGATCCGGCGGCTGCCGCCACGTGGTACGCGCGGGCCGCCGCCCAGAACTTTGCCCCAGCGCAGGCGGCCCTGGGGCGGCTGCTCCTGCTGGGGCGCGGCGTGGCGCGCGACCTGCCGCGCGCCGCAGAGCTGATTGCCCGCAGCGCCGCCGCTGGCGAGCCGGAGGGGCTGTACCTGAAGGCCCTGCAACTGGAAGAGGGCCTGGGCGTGCCGGCCGATCCGGCGGCGGCCGCGCGGCTGTACGAGCGCCTGCTGGGGGGCCCGCGCTTTGCCCCGGCCACCAGCAACGCGGCGGCGCATCTGGGCTGGCTGCTGGTGCAGGGCCTGGGCACAGCGCCCGACCGCGAGCGCGGACTGCAGTTGCTGCGTGCCGGGGCCAGCGACCTGAACGTGTACGCCCTGGTGCGCCTGGGCACGCTGCTGGAAAGTGGCGACGGGGTCAAGCAGGATCTGGCGACGGCCGCGCGTTACTACGAGGTGGCCTCGGGCTACGGGGACCCGGAAGGCGCGGTGCGGCTGGGGCTGCTCAGCCGCTGGGGCACCGGCCGCCCCCAGAACGTGATGGCCGCCCGGGTGGCGTTCGAGCAGGCAGCGGCTGCCGGGGCCGCCGAGGGGCAGTTTCAGCTGGGCGTGCTGTACGAACTGGGCCTGGGGGTGCCAGGCAGCGCGCCTGAGCAGCTGACCCGCGCCCGCGACCTGTACGCGCAGGCGGCGGCCCAGGGGCACCCCCAGGCCCGCATGGCCCTGGCCTGGGTGCAGGAGCAGCTGCGCGCGCTGCCGCTCTACCCGGGCGGCACCTACGCCGAGTATGAGCGGGGCGCGCAGGGCGGCGAGCCCCAGGCGCAGTACCGGTGGGGCAGCTTTTTTGAAACCGGCGACGGCCGGCCCAAGGACCCGGCCCAGGCCGCTGCGTGGTATGCCAGGGCGGCGGCGCAGGGGCACCTGGGCGCGGCCCTGGCGCTCGCCAGCCTGCTGGAACGCGGCCAGGGGTCCGTGCCCGCCGACCCTCGCCGGGCGCGCGACCTGTATCTGCAGGCCGCGACCGGCGGCAGCGTGCGCGCCATGATCCTGCTCTCGGCCCTGCTGCTCAACGGCACACTGGTGCCGAAAGACGCTGCGCAGGGTGCCCTGTGGGCCCGGCGCGGCGCCGAGCGCGGCGACGTGGTGGGCATGCGTATTTACGCCCAGGTGCTCGAAGGCGGCGTTGGTGTTCCCCGGAACCTCACCCTGGCCCGCATCTGGTACGCCCGCGCTGCCAGTGGCGGCGACACTGCAGCGAAAGCGGCGCTGGACCGGCTGGGAAAAGAGCCTTAA
- a CDS encoding AIM24 family protein, which translates to MTNMNPGSDGTYSLRDFIAQTAERDNPGEVFELESSKMLEVKVNGRVWSKLGAMVAYKGNLSFKREGTLEGGLMKALKRAVSQEMSPLAKIEGRGVAYLADQGKEVQILRLQGDSLNVNGNDLLAFEDTVQYDITMQRRVAGMAAGGLFSVRVQGHGLVAILSHGKPLTLRVTPNEPIFTDPNATIAWSGNLQPQLRMDASLKSMFGRGGGETYQMVFQGDGFVVVQPYEEFEHGIGGEGHSSGGVGKALGDLFD; encoded by the coding sequence ATGACCAATATGAACCCCGGCAGCGACGGCACCTACAGCCTCCGTGACTTCATCGCCCAGACCGCCGAGCGGGACAATCCCGGCGAGGTCTTTGAACTCGAATCCAGCAAGATGCTGGAGGTCAAGGTCAACGGCCGCGTGTGGAGCAAGCTGGGCGCCATGGTGGCGTACAAGGGCAACCTGAGCTTCAAGCGCGAAGGCACCCTGGAAGGCGGCCTGATGAAGGCCCTGAAACGCGCCGTGTCCCAGGAAATGAGCCCGCTGGCCAAGATTGAGGGCCGGGGCGTGGCCTACCTGGCCGACCAGGGCAAGGAAGTGCAGATTCTGCGCCTGCAGGGCGACAGCCTGAACGTGAACGGCAACGACCTGCTGGCCTTTGAAGACACCGTGCAGTACGACATCACCATGCAGCGCCGCGTGGCGGGCATGGCGGCGGGCGGGCTGTTCAGCGTGCGCGTGCAGGGCCACGGACTGGTGGCCATCCTGTCGCACGGCAAGCCCCTGACCCTGCGCGTCACCCCCAACGAGCCCATCTTTACTGACCCCAACGCCACGATTGCCTGGAGCGGCAACCTGCAGCCCCAGCTGCGCATGGACGCCAGCTTAAAGAGCATGTTCGGCCGGGGCGGCGGCGAAACCTACCAGATGGTCTTCCAGGGCGACGGCTTTGTGGTGGTGCAGCCCTACGAGGAATTCGAGCACGGCATTGGCGGCGAGGGCCACAGCAGCGGCGGCGTGGGCAAGGCGCTGGGTGATCTGTTCGACTGA